A DNA window from Minwuia thermotolerans contains the following coding sequences:
- a CDS encoding cytochrome c family protein — protein MRLILAACLATLLSLPAAAGEGDAASGEEIFMRFCKQCHIPIPGDPLTAPDLSGVVGRPVAAEQGYRYSDAFLARREEGMIWTEENLDAFLRHPRDFIPGSIMVFKGVRRGSHRDDLIAFLKALEPRSGSGTASD, from the coding sequence ATGCGACTGATCCTGGCCGCCTGCCTGGCCACGCTCCTTTCCCTGCCCGCCGCCGCCGGCGAGGGCGACGCCGCCAGCGGCGAAGAGATCTTCATGCGCTTCTGCAAGCAGTGCCACATCCCGATTCCCGGCGATCCGCTGACCGCGCCGGATCTGTCGGGGGTGGTCGGCCGGCCCGTCGCTGCCGAGCAGGGCTACCGCTATTCCGACGCCTTCCTGGCCCGCCGCGAGGAGGGGATGATCTGGACCGAGGAGAACCTGGACGCCTTCCTGCGCCATCCGCGCGATTTCATTCCGGGCTCCATCATGGTCTTCAAGGGTGTGCGCCGCGGTTCCCACCGCGACGACCTGATCGCCTTCCTGAAGGCGCTGGAGCCGAGGAGTGGGAGCGGAACAGCTTCCGATTGA
- a CDS encoding MlaE family ABC transporter permease — MTTIADDNSEQKGGGADRAAAPGLEVTEGAARAHGAWSVAHARLLDRQAAAAPADLTVIDVSGVTWLDTSGAYLLVRLADRTGARIDGASEVQRQLIERVAEAHARPVVLPDDGNPVVRLVAALGEGVLAAGARATSIVGFLGATIECAARTALRPGRLRLTATVHHMEQAGVKAFPIVALISFLVGVVLAFQGAAQLERFGAQIFTVNLIGISVLREIGILLTAIVVAGRSGSAFAAQIGSMKVNEEVDAMRALGLDPMEVLVLPRVLALCLMMGPLALLADISGLIGGGLMAWIALDIPPAMFAERLVAAVKLSTLLVGLVKAPVFGALIAMVGCYEGLRTAGSAESLGQQTTRAVVEGIFIVIVVDAMFSVFFNLIGV, encoded by the coding sequence TTGACTACCATCGCCGACGACAATTCCGAACAGAAAGGCGGCGGGGCGGACCGCGCCGCGGCGCCGGGGCTGGAAGTCACCGAGGGCGCGGCGCGCGCCCATGGCGCCTGGTCGGTCGCGCACGCCCGGTTGCTGGACCGGCAGGCCGCCGCCGCGCCGGCAGACCTGACCGTGATCGACGTCTCCGGCGTCACCTGGCTGGACACCTCCGGCGCCTATCTTCTGGTCCGTCTGGCCGACCGGACGGGCGCCCGGATCGACGGCGCGAGCGAGGTCCAGCGCCAGCTCATCGAACGGGTGGCGGAAGCCCATGCCCGGCCCGTGGTGCTGCCCGACGATGGCAACCCGGTGGTCCGCCTGGTCGCCGCGCTCGGCGAAGGCGTGCTGGCCGCCGGCGCGCGCGCCACCTCCATTGTCGGCTTCCTGGGCGCGACGATAGAGTGCGCGGCGCGAACCGCGCTCCGCCCCGGCCGCCTGCGCCTGACCGCCACCGTCCACCACATGGAGCAGGCCGGCGTGAAGGCGTTCCCAATCGTCGCCCTGATCTCCTTCCTGGTCGGCGTCGTGCTCGCCTTTCAGGGCGCGGCGCAGCTCGAACGGTTCGGGGCGCAGATCTTCACCGTCAACCTGATCGGCATATCCGTGCTGCGCGAAATCGGCATCCTGCTGACGGCGATCGTCGTCGCCGGCCGCTCGGGCAGCGCCTTCGCCGCCCAGATCGGCTCCATGAAGGTCAACGAGGAAGTCGACGCCATGCGGGCCCTCGGCCTCGACCCGATGGAGGTCCTGGTGCTGCCCAGGGTGCTGGCGCTCTGCCTGATGATGGGGCCGCTGGCGCTGCTGGCCGATATCAGCGGCCTGATCGGCGGCGGGCTGATGGCCTGGATCGCGCTCGACATCCCGCCGGCAATGTTCGCCGAGCGACTGGTGGCGGCGGTCAAGCTGTCGACCCTGCTGGTGGGCCTGGTCAAGGCGCCGGTCTTCGGCGCGCTGATCGCGATGGTCGGATGCTACGAGGGGCTGCGCACCGCCGGCAGCGCGGAATCGCTGGGTCAGCAGACCACCCGGGCCGTTGTCGAGGGCATCTTCATCGTCATCGTCGTCGATGCCATGTTCTCGGTCTTCTTCAACCTGATCGGGGTCTGA
- a CDS encoding ABC transporter ATP-binding protein, which produces MACPIIRVSGLVTRFGPQTVHDGVDLEVRQGEVLGVVGGSGTGKSVLLRAIIGLLRPSAGRIEVFGEHLGALDPDRRRLLERRWGVLFQNGALFSSLSVAENVEAPMREHTDLPQGLMNELAGLKIAMVGLPADAAPKYPSELSGGMRKRAGLARALALDPEIVFLDEPTAGLDPIGAAQFDELIGELSRALGLTVVMVTHDLDSLYAICDRVAVLADHKVLSVAPVRELERHDHPWIREYFHGPRARAARDSEAE; this is translated from the coding sequence GTGGCTTGCCCGATCATCCGCGTCTCCGGCCTCGTCACCCGCTTCGGGCCCCAGACCGTGCACGACGGCGTAGACCTGGAAGTGCGCCAGGGCGAGGTGCTGGGCGTGGTCGGCGGCTCGGGCACCGGCAAGTCGGTGTTGCTCCGCGCCATCATCGGTCTGCTCCGGCCGAGCGCGGGGCGCATCGAGGTTTTCGGCGAGCACCTCGGCGCGCTCGACCCCGACCGCCGCCGCCTGCTGGAACGGCGCTGGGGCGTGCTGTTCCAGAACGGCGCCCTGTTCAGCTCGCTGTCCGTCGCCGAGAACGTTGAAGCGCCGATGCGCGAGCACACGGACCTGCCGCAGGGGCTGATGAACGAACTCGCAGGGCTGAAGATCGCCATGGTCGGCCTGCCCGCCGACGCCGCGCCGAAATATCCCTCGGAGCTGTCGGGCGGCATGCGCAAGCGCGCAGGCCTGGCGCGGGCGCTGGCCCTGGATCCGGAGATCGTCTTTCTCGACGAACCGACCGCAGGTCTGGATCCCATCGGCGCGGCGCAGTTCGACGAGCTGATCGGTGAGCTGTCCCGCGCGCTGGGGCTGACCGTGGTCATGGTCACCCACGATCTGGACAGCCTCTATGCGATCTGCGACCGTGTCGCGGTTCTCGCGGATCACAAGGTTCTTTCGGTGGCGCCCGTCAGGGAGCTGGAGCGGCACGACCATCCCTGGATCCGCGAATATTTCCACGGACCCCGCGCCCGCGCCGCGCGGGACAGCGAAGCGGAGTAG
- a CDS encoding hydroxypyruvate isomerase family protein: MPRFSANIDMLFTELPFLERFEAAAAHGFTEVEILNPHIHDREAMRAERDRHGLGITLINMPIPRMADGDRGAAVDPAATERFLEEAERTLDLARFLEAPRVHVLAGRAEPGDAAAEAAFVEHVQRAAAMAADAGVRLMLEPINTRDIPGYFLRTVDQALRILDRVGRDNVFLQFDAYHVQVMSGDIVHRFRAAFDRIGHVQIANPPDRHEPGRGEIDFAFFFEQVDALGYDGRVSLEYRPATTTSESLAWGAPWGLGAGAG, translated from the coding sequence ATGCCCCGCTTCAGCGCCAACATCGACATGCTGTTTACCGAACTGCCCTTCCTGGAGCGGTTCGAGGCCGCCGCCGCGCACGGTTTCACCGAAGTCGAGATCCTCAATCCCCACATCCACGACCGCGAGGCGATGCGCGCCGAACGGGACCGCCACGGCCTCGGCATCACGCTGATCAACATGCCGATCCCGCGCATGGCTGACGGCGACAGGGGCGCGGCGGTCGACCCGGCGGCGACGGAGCGTTTCCTGGAAGAGGCGGAGCGGACGCTCGACCTCGCCCGCTTCCTGGAAGCGCCGCGCGTCCATGTGCTGGCCGGCCGGGCCGAGCCCGGCGACGCCGCCGCCGAGGCCGCCTTCGTCGAGCATGTCCAGCGCGCCGCCGCCATGGCGGCGGACGCGGGAGTCCGGCTGATGCTGGAGCCGATCAACACGCGCGACATTCCGGGCTACTTCCTGCGCACGGTCGACCAGGCCCTGCGCATCCTCGACCGGGTCGGACGCGACAACGTGTTCCTGCAGTTCGACGCCTATCATGTGCAGGTGATGAGCGGCGACATCGTGCACCGCTTCCGCGCCGCCTTCGACCGCATCGGCCATGTGCAGATCGCCAACCCGCCGGACCGCCACGAACCGGGCCGCGGCGAGATCGACTTCGCCTTCTTCTTCGAACAGGTCGACGCGCTGGGCTATGACGGCCGGGTCAGCCTGGAGTACCGTCCCGCCACGACGACGTCCGAGAGCCTGGCCTGGGGCGCGCCCTGGGGGCTGGGCGCCGGGGCGGGCTGA
- a CDS encoding capsid assembly protein, with translation MNTSMIDYAGGGDSGRKMHRFTYRDMAYEVPDQFWDREANDIDLAALLKSQADLRRQVSGRPKAPETYELKVPDDIADRVAIDPADPAAAAAMAWAKKHGLSQEAFGELVEGFARAEADARDPEAFHTAQMAQLKEAYGHRCDEVCQEVGHWFGALLQRDFADRPELLEAAEELASDARGVMLLKALRDRLTERGVPGHRDQPAAGMDEAALRRLQASDAYLNARHPDHDAVVRKVRDGWQRLVG, from the coding sequence ATGAACACCAGCATGATCGACTACGCCGGTGGCGGCGATTCAGGCCGGAAAATGCACCGGTTCACGTACCGGGATATGGCCTACGAAGTGCCGGATCAGTTCTGGGACCGGGAGGCGAACGATATCGACCTCGCCGCCCTGCTGAAGAGCCAGGCGGACCTGCGCCGCCAGGTTTCGGGCCGGCCGAAGGCGCCCGAAACCTACGAGCTGAAGGTGCCCGACGATATCGCCGACCGCGTCGCCATCGATCCGGCCGACCCGGCGGCGGCCGCGGCCATGGCCTGGGCGAAGAAGCATGGTCTCTCCCAGGAAGCCTTCGGCGAACTGGTCGAGGGATTCGCCCGCGCCGAAGCCGACGCCCGCGACCCGGAAGCCTTCCACACGGCCCAGATGGCGCAGTTGAAGGAGGCCTATGGCCACCGCTGCGACGAGGTCTGCCAGGAGGTCGGCCACTGGTTCGGCGCGCTGCTGCAGCGCGACTTCGCGGACCGGCCCGAACTGCTGGAGGCGGCAGAGGAGCTGGCGTCCGATGCCCGCGGCGTGATGCTGCTGAAGGCGCTGCGCGACCGCCTGACCGAGCGCGGCGTGCCGGGTCACCGCGACCAGCCCGCCGCCGGCATGGACGAGGCCGCGCTCCGGCGGCTGCAGGCCTCCGACGCCTATCTCAACGCCCGCCATCCGGACCATGACGCGGTGGTGCGCAAGGTCCGCGATGGCTGGCAGAGGCTGGTGGGATAG
- a CDS encoding phosphodiesterase: MSMIVQISDLHVSDPDSPSDRIVRQADRLARAVAWINRLRPQPDLVLASGDLVDQCRRSEYERLKAELADLRAPIRLMVGNHDDRDHLRAVFDDHDYLPDGPFVHYTVDHLDVRVIALDSQIPGEIGGELCARRLAWLEARLAEETAKPTIVALHHPPFPGGIEKMDAHSLIRGGPALESLLARAGQVVRVVAGHVHRPFTAMFGGRLAMTCPSTSHQIAFDIERQDGVAIMDEPAQALLHLYRPASGLVTHLLPIGDHPVLVDVKLD, from the coding sequence ATGTCCATGATCGTCCAGATCAGCGATCTGCACGTCTCCGATCCGGACAGTCCGTCGGACCGGATCGTCCGCCAGGCGGACCGTCTGGCCCGGGCCGTGGCCTGGATCAACCGCCTGCGGCCGCAGCCGGATCTGGTGCTGGCGAGCGGCGATCTGGTCGACCAGTGCCGGCGGAGCGAGTACGAGCGGCTGAAGGCGGAGCTGGCGGACCTGAGGGCGCCGATCCGGCTGATGGTCGGCAATCACGACGACCGCGACCACCTGCGTGCGGTCTTCGACGATCACGACTACCTGCCGGACGGTCCTTTCGTGCACTACACGGTCGACCATCTGGACGTGCGGGTGATCGCCCTCGATTCCCAGATCCCGGGCGAGATCGGCGGCGAACTCTGCGCCCGGCGGCTGGCCTGGCTGGAGGCGCGCCTGGCCGAGGAAACGGCGAAGCCGACCATTGTCGCGTTGCACCACCCGCCCTTCCCGGGGGGCATCGAGAAGATGGACGCCCACAGTCTGATCCGCGGGGGGCCGGCGCTGGAATCTCTGCTGGCGCGCGCCGGCCAGGTGGTCCGCGTGGTGGCCGGCCATGTGCACCGGCCCTTCACCGCCATGTTCGGCGGGCGGCTGGCCATGACCTGCCCCAGCACGTCGCACCAGATCGCCTTCGACATCGAGCGCCAGGACGGCGTGGCGATCATGGACGAGCCGGCGCAGGCGCTGTTGCACCTATATCGGCCGGCGAGCGGCCTCGTGACCCACCTGCTGCCTATCGGCGATCATCCGGTCCTCGTCGACGTCAAGCTCGACTGA
- a CDS encoding arsenate reductase, giving the protein MAAWKVYGLKNCDTCRKARKWLAAEGVAHDFVDVRADGVEAADIERWAAAVGWESLINRRGATWRGLSEQDRAAALGGEGAPGLVAAQPALVKRPVFENGPRVLVGFTDAVKAEVKG; this is encoded by the coding sequence ATGGCTGCATGGAAGGTCTACGGGCTGAAGAACTGCGACACCTGCCGCAAGGCGCGGAAATGGCTGGCGGCCGAAGGCGTCGCCCATGACTTCGTCGATGTCCGCGCCGACGGCGTCGAGGCGGCCGACATAGAGCGGTGGGCCGCGGCGGTAGGCTGGGAGAGCCTGATCAACCGCCGCGGCGCCACCTGGCGGGGCCTGTCGGAACAGGATCGCGCGGCGGCCCTGGGCGGGGAGGGCGCGCCGGGGCTTGTCGCCGCGCAACCGGCGCTGGTGAAGCGGCCCGTGTTCGAAAACGGACCCCGCGTCCTGGTCGGCTTCACCGATGCGGTGAAGGCGGAAGTGAAGGGCTAG
- the paaX gene encoding phenylacetic acid degradation operon negative regulatory protein PaaX: MPEATAAPLPDIAGRLIERIAIRAPSLIVTVWGDTIAAHGEAVWLGSLIRLMGDFGLNERVVRTSVFRLQKDNWLAREQIGRRSLYDLTPSARRISAAGDSRIYRPAPPEWRGEWLVLILGPSTAEVREKLRRELLLQGFGSPSPGVFVRPDGDFASARDLLEEFGVAEDVVAFHSDGALTDGLGPVRRMVAHAWDHAALEQGYREFIQLFRPVLAEAAGLDDRARFVVRTLLIHEFRRVTLRDPMLPAELLPADWPGQRARDLCAAIYRAIHAGAARHAMAVLETRAGRLPKPRAAYYDRFGGIDWENGDRQQAAARGGTDR, from the coding sequence ATGCCCGAAGCGACCGCTGCACCCCTGCCCGACATCGCCGGCCGACTGATCGAGCGGATCGCCATCCGCGCGCCGTCGCTGATCGTGACCGTCTGGGGCGACACCATCGCCGCCCATGGCGAGGCCGTGTGGCTGGGCAGCCTGATTCGGCTTATGGGCGATTTCGGCCTCAACGAGCGGGTGGTCAGGACCTCGGTCTTCCGCCTGCAGAAGGACAACTGGCTGGCCCGGGAGCAGATCGGCCGGCGCAGCCTCTACGATCTGACCCCTTCGGCGCGGCGCATATCGGCCGCCGGCGACAGCCGCATCTACCGGCCGGCGCCGCCCGAATGGCGCGGCGAATGGCTGGTGCTGATCCTGGGACCGTCAACGGCGGAGGTGCGGGAGAAGCTGCGCCGGGAACTGCTGCTGCAGGGCTTCGGCAGCCCGTCGCCCGGCGTCTTCGTCCGCCCCGACGGCGATTTCGCCTCGGCCCGCGACCTGCTGGAGGAGTTCGGCGTCGCCGAGGACGTTGTGGCGTTCCATTCCGACGGCGCCCTGACCGACGGGCTGGGCCCCGTCCGGCGCATGGTGGCGCACGCCTGGGATCATGCGGCGCTGGAGCAGGGCTACCGCGAGTTCATCCAGCTTTTCCGGCCGGTGCTGGCGGAGGCCGCAGGGCTCGACGACCGCGCCCGTTTCGTGGTCCGCACCCTGTTGATCCACGAGTTCCGCCGGGTCACCCTGCGCGACCCGATGCTGCCGGCGGAGCTGCTGCCGGCGGACTGGCCGGGCCAGCGGGCGCGCGACCTGTGCGCGGCCATCTACCGCGCCATCCATGCCGGCGCGGCGCGCCATGCCATGGCGGTGCTGGAAACGCGCGCCGGACGTCTACCCAAGCCGCGCGCGGCCTACTACGATCGCTTCGGGGGAATTGACTGGGAGAACGGCGACCGGCAACAGGCCGCCGCAAGGGGAGGAACCGATAGATGA
- a CDS encoding FAD-dependent oxidoreductase, producing the protein MSLKVAIVGAGPAGFYAAEALASADETVHVDLIDRLPTPHGLIRSGVAPDHQKTKNVTRKYDQTASRDNVRYVGNVMLGRDVSVAELKEIYDAVIIAFGAEGDRPLGVPGEDKEGVYGSFAFVGWYNGHPDFVDLDPDLNTESAVVVGNGNVALDCARLLARTANEMKASDVFEDAGEAMYNSPIRDIYILGRRGPVEASFSIAEMREMGELEQGVSVVHDDQIPEELPEDMDAREARSRKPVLEVLKSFRQNRSGTKPKTVHFEFFLRPVEVLGDDRVTGIRVERTRLENGRAIGTGEIFDIPCGIVITCIGYVSREVEGLPMEWGKIVNEDGRVGPGVYCVGWAKRGPTGTIGTNRPDAQDVARLVIEDLGQGAGKPGGAALDTLLQDRGLRHTDYEDWMKIDEAEQANAPEAAPRRKFVTIPDMLAIVDEA; encoded by the coding sequence ATGAGTTTGAAGGTGGCCATTGTCGGCGCGGGGCCGGCGGGGTTCTACGCGGCCGAGGCGCTGGCCTCGGCGGACGAGACGGTGCATGTGGATCTGATCGACCGGCTGCCGACGCCGCACGGGCTGATCCGCTCCGGCGTGGCGCCCGATCATCAGAAGACCAAGAACGTCACCCGGAAATACGACCAGACCGCCAGCCGCGACAATGTCCGCTATGTCGGCAATGTCATGCTGGGCCGCGACGTCAGCGTCGCCGAGCTGAAGGAGATCTACGACGCCGTCATCATCGCTTTCGGCGCGGAGGGTGACCGGCCGCTAGGCGTGCCCGGAGAGGACAAGGAGGGCGTCTACGGCTCCTTCGCCTTTGTCGGCTGGTACAACGGCCATCCCGATTTCGTCGACCTCGATCCGGACCTGAACACCGAATCGGCCGTCGTCGTCGGCAATGGCAACGTGGCGCTGGACTGCGCCCGGCTGCTGGCCCGGACCGCGAACGAGATGAAGGCCTCCGACGTCTTCGAGGACGCCGGGGAGGCGATGTACAACAGCCCGATCCGCGACATCTACATCCTCGGACGGCGCGGCCCCGTCGAGGCCAGCTTCTCGATCGCGGAGATGCGGGAGATGGGCGAACTTGAGCAGGGCGTCTCCGTCGTGCACGACGACCAGATTCCCGAGGAACTGCCCGAGGACATGGACGCCAGGGAGGCGCGCAGCCGCAAGCCGGTGCTGGAGGTGCTGAAGAGCTTCCGCCAGAACCGCTCCGGCACCAAGCCGAAGACGGTGCATTTCGAGTTCTTCCTCCGGCCTGTCGAGGTGCTGGGCGACGACCGGGTCACCGGCATCCGGGTCGAGCGCACGCGCCTGGAGAACGGCCGCGCCATCGGCACCGGCGAGATCTTCGACATCCCCTGCGGCATCGTCATCACCTGCATCGGCTATGTCAGCCGGGAGGTCGAGGGGCTGCCGATGGAGTGGGGCAAGATCGTCAACGAGGATGGTCGCGTCGGACCCGGCGTCTACTGCGTCGGCTGGGCCAAGCGCGGGCCGACCGGCACCATCGGCACCAACCGCCCGGACGCGCAGGACGTCGCCCGGCTGGTGATCGAGGACCTGGGCCAGGGCGCCGGCAAGCCCGGCGGGGCGGCGCTGGACACGCTGCTGCAGGACCGCGGGCTGCGCCATACCGACTACGAGGACTGGATGAAGATCGACGAGGCCGAGCAGGCCAATGCGCCGGAGGCGGCGCCCAGGCGGAAGTTCGTCACCATTCCCGACATGCTGGCGATCGTCGACGAGGCCTGA
- a CDS encoding MBL fold metallo-hydrolase has translation MARSFASTDVNEEKEISFEQLTENAWVYVEEGDPTSGVVIGDDGVMVIDTRATPIAAQDLKRRVAAITDKPFKYVVLTHYHAVRVLGAAAYGAEHVICSEPTHDLIRERGQQDYDSEAGRFPRLFRGIESIPGLTWPTITFRERMTVMMGGLEVQIIHPGRGHTKGDTVVWLPEQRVLFSGDLVENGATPYTGDAYLRDWPQTLEKLRQLQPRYLVPGRGPAMTTPEDCEAAMAGTESFIRALYEGASQGVGQDQSLKQVYDSVVPRLEEKYGHWSIFDHCMPFDISRAYDEAAGIEHPRIWTAERDREMWKQLEDG, from the coding sequence ATGGCGCGCTCGTTCGCATCGACCGACGTCAACGAGGAGAAGGAGATCTCCTTCGAGCAACTCACCGAGAACGCCTGGGTCTATGTGGAGGAAGGCGACCCCACGTCCGGCGTGGTGATCGGCGACGACGGGGTGATGGTGATCGACACCCGCGCAACGCCCATCGCCGCCCAGGACCTGAAACGCCGCGTCGCCGCGATCACCGACAAGCCGTTCAAGTACGTGGTGCTGACCCACTATCACGCCGTCCGGGTGCTGGGGGCCGCCGCCTACGGGGCGGAGCACGTGATCTGTTCGGAGCCGACGCACGACCTGATCCGGGAGCGCGGCCAGCAGGACTACGATTCGGAAGCCGGACGCTTCCCGCGTCTGTTCCGCGGCATCGAGAGCATTCCGGGCCTGACCTGGCCCACCATCACCTTCAGGGAGCGCATGACGGTGATGATGGGCGGTCTGGAGGTCCAGATCATCCATCCCGGCCGCGGCCACACCAAGGGCGACACGGTGGTCTGGCTGCCGGAACAGCGGGTGCTGTTCTCCGGCGATCTGGTCGAGAACGGGGCCACGCCCTATACCGGCGACGCCTATCTGCGCGACTGGCCGCAGACGCTGGAGAAGCTGCGCCAGCTGCAGCCGCGCTACCTGGTGCCGGGGCGCGGCCCGGCGATGACGACGCCGGAGGACTGCGAGGCGGCGATGGCCGGCACCGAAAGCTTCATCCGCGCGCTCTACGAGGGCGCGAGCCAGGGCGTCGGCCAGGATCAGTCGCTGAAACAGGTCTACGACAGCGTGGTGCCGCGCCTGGAGGAAAAGTACGGCCACTGGTCGATTTTCGACCACTGCATGCCCTTCGACATCTCCCGCGCCTATGACGAGGCCGCGGGCATCGAGCATCCGCGCATCTGGACGGCCGAACGCGACCGGGAAATGTGGAAACAGCTCGAGGACGGCTGA